The Clostridioides difficile genome has a segment encoding these proteins:
- a CDS encoding hemolysin family protein, producing MRELLNVTLIIVLVLINAFFVACEFAMVKLRSSRIDTMITEGNNNAKRCKIIKDNLNSYLSACQLGITLCSLALGWMGESTVKELILPIISIFNLSESVIYTISISISFLIITMVEVVIGELVPKALALYNTERIMLSTSFLLIGFYKLTYPIIYFFNLSTDLFLKPFGYSQADEVDEPHTGDEIRLLVEESYKSGLIDESEQRLVDNIFEFEEKKIREIMVPRTDMVCIYESDSEEKILSILRDEGVTRYPVCKKNKDDILGFVHIRDLYNQKINRNKIELGEILRDIIYISENWTIDKALEKLRKEKLQLAIVVDEYGGTSGVVTIEDILEEIVGEIQDEFDKEETHIKKIGTSSYLVDGTEPINDINKYFGLDIEHDGFDSIGGWISYMLGSNIKVNQSVTFENYNFTILELDKLRVVKLIIKSVI from the coding sequence ATGCGGGAGTTATTAAATGTAACACTTATAATAGTACTTGTTTTAATAAATGCATTTTTTGTAGCTTGTGAGTTTGCTATGGTAAAGCTTCGTAGTTCTAGGATAGATACTATGATAACTGAAGGTAATAATAATGCAAAAAGGTGTAAAATAATAAAAGATAATCTAAATTCTTATCTTTCTGCATGTCAACTTGGGATAACACTTTGTTCACTTGCACTAGGATGGATGGGAGAATCTACAGTTAAAGAGTTAATATTGCCAATAATAAGTATATTCAATCTTAGTGAAAGTGTCATATATACAATATCAATTTCTATTTCCTTTTTAATCATAACAATGGTAGAAGTTGTAATAGGAGAGCTTGTTCCTAAAGCCTTAGCACTTTATAATACAGAGAGAATAATGCTAAGTACATCTTTTTTGTTGATTGGATTCTATAAATTAACATATCCAATAATATACTTTTTCAATCTAAGTACTGATTTATTTCTTAAACCATTTGGGTATTCACAAGCCGATGAAGTTGATGAACCACATACAGGTGATGAAATAAGATTATTAGTAGAAGAAAGTTATAAAAGTGGACTTATAGATGAATCAGAACAGAGATTAGTTGACAATATTTTTGAATTTGAAGAAAAGAAAATTAGAGAGATAATGGTACCTAGAACTGATATGGTCTGTATATATGAAAGTGACTCAGAGGAAAAAATATTATCTATTTTGAGAGATGAAGGTGTTACTAGGTATCCAGTATGTAAAAAAAATAAGGATGATATATTAGGATTTGTACATATAAGAGATTTGTATAATCAAAAAATAAACAGAAATAAAATTGAACTAGGAGAAATACTTAGAGATATTATATATATATCAGAAAATTGGACTATAGATAAGGCTCTTGAAAAATTAAGAAAAGAAAAACTCCAACTTGCTATAGTGGTAGATGAATATGGTGGTACATCTGGTGTAGTAACAATTGAAGATATACTGGAAGAGATAGTTGGAGAAATTCAAGATGAATTTGATAAAGAGGAAACTCATATTAAGAAAATAGGAACAAGTTCTTATTTAGTTGATGGAACTGAACCAATCAATGATATTAATAAGTATTTTGGTCTTGATATAGAGCATGACGGATTTGATAGTATAGGAGGTTGGATATCTTATATGCTTGGTTCAAATATTAAAGTAAATCAAAGTGTAACTTTTGAAAATTACAATTTTACCATATTAGAATTGGATAAATTGAGGGTTGTAAAATTAATCATAAAAAGTGTAATATAA